A part of Biomphalaria glabrata chromosome 3, xgBioGlab47.1, whole genome shotgun sequence genomic DNA contains:
- the LOC106056989 gene encoding D site-binding protein-like isoform X3: MQHKFSNTWKSSCETDYSSMAEDDLSANTKSMTTKSMVNSILRHGDRYEERINGGSMKIQDIKSEKDNVDMKTCISSVDNDQDSPLDFSVKRRSSFSGSLSDDSRTSSSPGHATDYHASSSPTNNYHHHHLEKRETPSPEGDEQLNNMDHPHHLPSGISPLSMFSNLPLGLLDNTSVLNTISQAYLDPKNKKNSRPFKAYPKEALQMPLGFFGIPGLPQTSLPHGADSGLFAGLNSDELLKLYNQQVHMLSMREKSLQSSTSPNGKSSPHLQASSYNHSSNLSQSVPTSMSHNATSSSLPPVASSDLLRSSIMSTSPFPSPVASMNNATVVSSTSSSSLSHHSSSTTSRKRPRSLPDEQKDAAYWERRRKNNDAAKRSRDARRAKEDEIAIRAALLEQENLKLRMEVAALKTETARLRCLLCSS; this comes from the coding sequence ATGCAACACAAGTTCTCAAACACATGGAAGAGTTCCTGTGAAACTGACTACTCATCTATGGCAGAGGATGATCTCAGCGCCAACACAAAGTCTATGACTACCAAAAGCATGGTGAATAGCATACTCAGACACGGGGACAGGTACGAGGAACGGATTAACGGTGGCAGCATGAAGATCCAGGACATTAAGTCCGAGAAAGACAATGTGGACATGAAGACATGCATTTCGTCCGTGGACAACGACCAGGACAGTCCCCTGGATTTTTCAGTGAAGCGCAGGTCATCGTTTTCGGGCAGTTTGTCCGATGATTCCAGAACGTCGTCCAGCCCTGGCCATGCCACAGACTATCATGCTTCCTCATCACCCACAAACAactaccaccaccaccacctcgAGAAGCGCGAGACTCCCAGCCCAGAGGGAGATGAGCAACTGAACAATATGGACCACCCCCACCACCTCCCATCAGGCATCTCCCCTCTCTCAATGTTTTCAAATTTGCCTTTGGGCCTCCTGGATAACACCTCTGTTCTAAACACCATTTCTCAGGCTTACTTGGAccctaagaataaaaaaaatagccgcCCTTTCAAGGCGTATCCTAAAGAAGCTCTGCAAATGCCCTTAGGGTTTTTCGGCATTCCAGGCCTACCCCAAACATCTCTGCCTCACGGAGCCGACTCTGGGCTATTTGCTGGCCTAAATAGTGACGAGCTGTTAAAACTTTATAACCAACAAGTTCACATGTTGAGTATGAGGGAAAAGTCTTTACAGTCTTCCACATCCCCCAACGGGAAATCATCTCCACATCTTCAAGCGTCCAGCTACAACCATTCTTCAAATCTTTCTCAGTCAGTACCAACGTCAATGTCTCATAATGCTACGAGCTCCTCACTGCCACCTGTCGCCTCTTCCGATCTTTTGAGATCCAGCATTATGTCCACGTCTCCGTTTCCTTCGCCAGTCGCGTCCATGAACAACGCCACGGTGGTGTCCAGCACGTCCTCTTCCTCCCTGTCTCACCACTCATCCAGCACCACATCGCGCAAGAGGCCTCGCTCGTTGCCAGATGAACAGAAGGACGCCGCTTACTGGGAGAGGAGAAGAAAAAACAACGACGCCGCCAAGAGGTCACGTGACGCCAGGCGTGCCAAGGAGGACGAGATCGCCATCAGAGCGGCATTGCTGGAGCAGGAGAACTTGAAGCTTCGCATGGAAGTGGCTGCACTGAAAACAGAAACAGCGAGACTGAGATGTCTACTCTGCAGCAGTTGA
- the LOC106056989 gene encoding D site-binding protein-like isoform X1, giving the protein MVVELVRGAADLSQKVSSTSAHGARELTDHVLDPASKVAAMQHKFSNTWKSSCETDYSSMAEDDLSANTKSMTTKSMVNSILRHGDRYEERINGGSMKIQDIKSEKDNVDMKTCISSVDNDQDSPLDFSVKRRSSFSGSLSDDSRTSSSPGHATDYHASSSPTNNYHHHHLEKRETPSPEGDEQLNNMDHPHHLPSGISPLSMFSNLPLGLLDNTSVLNTISQAYLDPKNKKNSRPFKAYPKEALQMPLGFFGIPGLPQTSLPHGADSGLFAGLNSDELLKLYNQQVHMLSMREKSLQSSTSPNGKSSPHLQASSYNHSSNLSQSVPTSMSHNATSSSLPPVASSDLLRSSIMSTSPFPSPVASMNNATVVSSTSSSSLSHHSSSTTSRKRPRSLPDEQKDAAYWERRRKNNDAAKRSRDARRAKEDEIAIRAALLEQENLKLRMEVAALKTETARLRCLLCSS; this is encoded by the exons ATGGTTGTGGAACTTGTTCGAGGTGCCGCTGACCTGTCTCAAAAGGTCTCTTCGACCTCAGCACATGGAGCGCGTGAATTAACTGATCATGTTTTGGACCCTGCTTCTAAAGTAGCG GCTATGCAACACAAGTTCTCAAACACATGGAAGAGTTCCTGTGAAACTGACTACTCATCTATGGCAGAGGATGATCTCAGCGCCAACACAAAGTCTATGACTACCAAAAGCATGGTGAATAGCATACTCAGACACGGGGACAGGTACGAGGAACGGATTAACGGTGGCAGCATGAAGATCCAGGACATTAAGTCCGAGAAAGACAATGTGGACATGAAGACATGCATTTCGTCCGTGGACAACGACCAGGACAGTCCCCTGGATTTTTCAGTGAAGCGCAGGTCATCGTTTTCGGGCAGTTTGTCCGATGATTCCAGAACGTCGTCCAGCCCTGGCCATGCCACAGACTATCATGCTTCCTCATCACCCACAAACAactaccaccaccaccacctcgAGAAGCGCGAGACTCCCAGCCCAGAGGGAGATGAGCAACTGAACAATATGGACCACCCCCACCACCTCCCATCAGGCATCTCCCCTCTCTCAATGTTTTCAAATTTGCCTTTGGGCCTCCTGGATAACACCTCTGTTCTAAACACCATTTCTCAGGCTTACTTGGAccctaagaataaaaaaaatagccgcCCTTTCAAGGCGTATCCTAAAGAAGCTCTGCAAATGCCCTTAGGGTTTTTCGGCATTCCAGGCCTACCCCAAACATCTCTGCCTCACGGAGCCGACTCTGGGCTATTTGCTGGCCTAAATAGTGACGAGCTGTTAAAACTTTATAACCAACAAGTTCACATGTTGAGTATGAGGGAAAAGTCTTTACAGTCTTCCACATCCCCCAACGGGAAATCATCTCCACATCTTCAAGCGTCCAGCTACAACCATTCTTCAAATCTTTCTCAGTCAGTACCAACGTCAATGTCTCATAATGCTACGAGCTCCTCACTGCCACCTGTCGCCTCTTCCGATCTTTTGAGATCCAGCATTATGTCCACGTCTCCGTTTCCTTCGCCAGTCGCGTCCATGAACAACGCCACGGTGGTGTCCAGCACGTCCTCTTCCTCCCTGTCTCACCACTCATCCAGCACCACATCGCGCAAGAGGCCTCGCTCGTTGCCAGATGAACAGAAGGACGCCGCTTACTGGGAGAGGAGAAGAAAAAACAACGACGCCGCCAAGAGGTCACGTGACGCCAGGCGTGCCAAGGAGGACGAGATCGCCATCAGAGCGGCATTGCTGGAGCAGGAGAACTTGAAGCTTCGCATGGAAGTGGCTGCACTGAAAACAGAAACAGCGAGACTGAGATGTCTACTCTGCAGCAGTTGA
- the LOC106056989 gene encoding D site-binding protein-like isoform X2: protein MMVFDQAMQHKFSNTWKSSCETDYSSMAEDDLSANTKSMTTKSMVNSILRHGDRYEERINGGSMKIQDIKSEKDNVDMKTCISSVDNDQDSPLDFSVKRRSSFSGSLSDDSRTSSSPGHATDYHASSSPTNNYHHHHLEKRETPSPEGDEQLNNMDHPHHLPSGISPLSMFSNLPLGLLDNTSVLNTISQAYLDPKNKKNSRPFKAYPKEALQMPLGFFGIPGLPQTSLPHGADSGLFAGLNSDELLKLYNQQVHMLSMREKSLQSSTSPNGKSSPHLQASSYNHSSNLSQSVPTSMSHNATSSSLPPVASSDLLRSSIMSTSPFPSPVASMNNATVVSSTSSSSLSHHSSSTTSRKRPRSLPDEQKDAAYWERRRKNNDAAKRSRDARRAKEDEIAIRAALLEQENLKLRMEVAALKTETARLRCLLCSS, encoded by the exons ATGATGGTATTCGATCAG GCTATGCAACACAAGTTCTCAAACACATGGAAGAGTTCCTGTGAAACTGACTACTCATCTATGGCAGAGGATGATCTCAGCGCCAACACAAAGTCTATGACTACCAAAAGCATGGTGAATAGCATACTCAGACACGGGGACAGGTACGAGGAACGGATTAACGGTGGCAGCATGAAGATCCAGGACATTAAGTCCGAGAAAGACAATGTGGACATGAAGACATGCATTTCGTCCGTGGACAACGACCAGGACAGTCCCCTGGATTTTTCAGTGAAGCGCAGGTCATCGTTTTCGGGCAGTTTGTCCGATGATTCCAGAACGTCGTCCAGCCCTGGCCATGCCACAGACTATCATGCTTCCTCATCACCCACAAACAactaccaccaccaccacctcgAGAAGCGCGAGACTCCCAGCCCAGAGGGAGATGAGCAACTGAACAATATGGACCACCCCCACCACCTCCCATCAGGCATCTCCCCTCTCTCAATGTTTTCAAATTTGCCTTTGGGCCTCCTGGATAACACCTCTGTTCTAAACACCATTTCTCAGGCTTACTTGGAccctaagaataaaaaaaatagccgcCCTTTCAAGGCGTATCCTAAAGAAGCTCTGCAAATGCCCTTAGGGTTTTTCGGCATTCCAGGCCTACCCCAAACATCTCTGCCTCACGGAGCCGACTCTGGGCTATTTGCTGGCCTAAATAGTGACGAGCTGTTAAAACTTTATAACCAACAAGTTCACATGTTGAGTATGAGGGAAAAGTCTTTACAGTCTTCCACATCCCCCAACGGGAAATCATCTCCACATCTTCAAGCGTCCAGCTACAACCATTCTTCAAATCTTTCTCAGTCAGTACCAACGTCAATGTCTCATAATGCTACGAGCTCCTCACTGCCACCTGTCGCCTCTTCCGATCTTTTGAGATCCAGCATTATGTCCACGTCTCCGTTTCCTTCGCCAGTCGCGTCCATGAACAACGCCACGGTGGTGTCCAGCACGTCCTCTTCCTCCCTGTCTCACCACTCATCCAGCACCACATCGCGCAAGAGGCCTCGCTCGTTGCCAGATGAACAGAAGGACGCCGCTTACTGGGAGAGGAGAAGAAAAAACAACGACGCCGCCAAGAGGTCACGTGACGCCAGGCGTGCCAAGGAGGACGAGATCGCCATCAGAGCGGCATTGCTGGAGCAGGAGAACTTGAAGCTTCGCATGGAAGTGGCTGCACTGAAAACAGAAACAGCGAGACTGAGATGTCTACTCTGCAGCAGTTGA